Proteins found in one Magnolia sinica isolate HGM2019 chromosome 5, MsV1, whole genome shotgun sequence genomic segment:
- the LOC131247428 gene encoding delta(3,5)-Delta(2,4)-dienoyl-CoA isomerase, peroxisomal-like, producing the protein MEKAMDFTTLEIVQKFPNSPVFHLFLNNPSRHNALTLPFFSEFPKAISLLDESPSVRLIVLSARGNNFCSGIDVSVLDVISKPQQSNDAGRIREQLYRQIKGLQESTKALEQCRKPIIAEINGACIGGAIDIVAACDIRYCTEKAFFVVKEVDMAITADIGALQRLPRIVGFGNAMEMILTCRKINGREAKELGLISKVFASKEEMEEGVRVIAEAIAAKSPLTVAGTKQVMLKSRDLTINQGLDYVAVWNAAMLLSDDLDESIAAHIQKRKPIYAKL; encoded by the exons ATGGAAAAAGCCATGGACTTCACTACCCTCGAAATAGTTCAGAAATTCCCAAACAGTCCCGTCTTCCATCTCTTCCTTAACAACCCCTCTCGCCACAACGCTCTCACCCTTCCCTTCTTTTCCGAATTCCCAAAAGCAATCTCTCTACTGGACGAATCTCCTTCCGTCCGTCTCATCGTACTCTCCGCTCGCGGCAACAACTTCTGCTCCGGAATCGACGTCTCCGTCCTAGATGTTATATCCAAGCCCCAACAGTCCAACGATGCTGGACGGATCAGAGAACAACTCTATCGCCAGATCAAGGGCCTGCAGGAATCTACAAAAGCCCTAGAGCAGTGCCGGAAGCCGATAATCGCCGAAATAAACGGTGCTTGTATCGGTGGCGCAATCGATATCGTAGCAGCATGTGATATCAG GTATTGCACTGAGAAGGCCTTCTTCGTGGTGAAGGAGGTGGATATGGCCATCACAGCTGACATTGGTGCACTCCAGCGGCTGCCCAGGATCGTGGGGTTTGGGAATGCGATGGAAATGATCCTGACATGCAGGAAGATCAACGGACGGGAGGCCAAGGAGCTGGGCCTCATCTCCAAGGTCTTTGCCTCCAAGGAGGAGATGGAGGAAGGGGTCAGAGTAATTGCTGAGG CGATCGCAGCGAAGTCGCCTCTCACAGTCGCCGGGACCAAACAAGTGATGCTCAAAAGCAGGGATCTGACCATCAATCAGGGCTTGGACTACGTGGCCGTGTGGAACGCAGCGATGCTTCTTTCGGATGATCTGGACGAGTCCATCGCGGCCCATATCCAAAAGAGAAAGCCCATCTACGCAAAGCTCTAA